tttctgatAAAACttagaaattattttaatttttatatatatatttacatactcATTGACAAAAAagggaacaaaaaaaaaaaaaaaataaataaaataattaacatacatatatttttgttaattgtttctatatatatatatataaatatatatatatatatatatatatatatatatataatatatatatataaatataaaggggaaaaaagaaaatttcaagatatgtatatatatatatatatatgcattatatatatataaaaatgtcaaaaagagtaaattattatgaagtTTTAGGAGTTCCACAAGATGCTGATATAAGTGTAATCAAAAAGTCATATAGAACATTGGCCATGAAATGGCATCCAGGTAAACATACCTTTTTACAAAAAGAAGTTAATTGTATGACGATATGTTAAGTGTaacaagaagaaaataatacatttcgaaattaaaatatgaacaatatcAAGTGGATATATGTTTTTACGTGCCAttgttatttctttatttcgttatttctttatttctttatttctttattttatttttatatatttttttttttttttcatttttttttcctttatttttttgtgttaatgatatttttataccaTCCATAACTTTGACCAGCATTTTTGGGCACGATATgcatacaaatttttttattttttttatcctattTCTATGTAACAGTGTAATTGCATATGTTTGTAGCTGTGTTATGTGTTATTCAGAGTTTATTCAAATGTACATGCATGTATGACAAGTTTATATGAAGCTGGAGTGTGTAGCGGCTTTGTCattgcataattttttgttttatacgAAGTGTAGCCCGTAAACAGATATTATATACGGATGcgtgtatgtacgtatatgtatatgtatgccgTTTTAGAAATGGGAATTGAAATAAACgctcatttattatatgccACTAAATGGTTGTATGAAAAAGTTccccttttttgttttccatTTCCTTGCCTCTGTTCAtgccttttttttgtcccccttttttttttttttttttttctttttcagaTAAAAACCCTAATAATAAAGCAGAAGCTACTGAAAGATTTAAGCAAATTTCCGAAGCGTATGAAGTGTTGTCTGACCcgaaaagaagaagaaaatatgactgtaatgaaataattatttaagaaagaaaaaaaaaaaaagaaaaagaaagaaatactatagtgatatatatatatatatgtgtatgtgtgtacatattttcTAATTGACGACGTTCCTCGCCCATgttgtattaattttttcattcaatTTTTCTTCAATTCTTCGTTAATTCTTCGTCAATTCTTCGTCAATTCTTCgtcaattttttcatttctttttgtcCTTACCTTATTTTTAGTGTACGGAACGGATGAAAACTACATGGCAGGGGATAACGACgaattttctaattttcataaaaattttggtTTTAACGATGCTCAAAGAATATTTGAAATGTTTTTTGGAGACTCCACTCCGTTCGGTAATGACTCCTTTTTCAGTGATGTAATGGGTTCATCTTTTGTCGAtaaaagaagaggaagagcAGGTAGATCGAATGACCcttttgataatttttttggttCATCCTTTAACATATCCTTTGGATCGCCTTCTTTTGacagtaaaatttttaattaacataTAGGAGCGTAAAGTCGCTTAAAAGAATTCTCAATATTGTATAGTGCCTATTATTTGCGCgaatttaaaaacaaaaaaataaaaataatgtatgcgtacatttttaatgttCATTTCGCAAATATTTAGGTTTATAtttgtcctttttttcactcctttttctctctttttttttagactTTATGGATGGGGGATCTTGTTTTACATCCGTCGAAACATCAACATCAAATGGAGGGAAGTTCAAAAACCGAGTTGTGAAAACCTCCACTTCAAAAACAACTTCCATTGTTAACGGAAAAAGGGTTACACGAATTGAAACTGTTAAAACTTTGCCCAATGGCACTGTTGAACGAACTGTCACAGAACGGGAAGAAGATGGACGAGGAAATGTCAACGTAAGGCAGTTACCAGCGCACGAGTTAAAGAGAAACAAGAGATGAgcattgaaaaaaaaaaaaaataaataaaataataaaaaaaaaataaataaaataaaaaaaaaaaaaaaaaaaaaaaaaaaaaaaaaaaaaaaaaaaaaaaaataataaaaaaaaaaaaaataaaaaaaaaataaataaataaatattaataaaagagaTGAAGAGATAAAGAGATGGTGAGAAaaggtaaatatatacagatacatacatatggatagagaaataaaaagggaaaaaagaaaaaaaaaaaaaaaaatgttgtaAAATGTTTAACATAATATGATTATTCCAAGTATTAATTATGCTTCACCCCACTGGGAagatacataaatatatatacatatgtatagaCACATATCATAAACACAGACATAATCATACCAACACATAGTTAcctacatgcatatatacatatatatccatatatatgtaccttttttttttttttttttttttttttttttatatatatatatatatatacacacatataaatatatatttatatatacatatatacatatacgtggtgtaatttaactttttattgtaagactatattatataaatattcgaTAACACAACTGCACGTAGTTTAGCTTACAATTTTCATCCCGCACCTTTATTATAATCcttttagaaaaatagaTGATAAGTAGTACAATTTgtagttttatttattcctttttttaaaaaatgattgtatgtcattttatttgtttacaaataaaataacgcatattgtacatacgtatatgtatatatgcatatctatatgtgtatatatgtataagtatatatgtatatatatttatttaaattaaaaaaaaatttccaaaAAATAGAAATCCTATTATAatgcacgtatatataatatgcatgcctatatatacgcatatgcAAGTGTAAACACTTAAGTACactttgatatatatatatataaatacatataatagtAAGAATAAAAAGGTTTTTATAAGTgcaaatattaattaaataccATATATTGGTATTAATTGTGTATGTCCGATGATTCTTGTGCATAGGCATACGTGCTCAAAAACCAACTAACATACATTAAAACCGACAAACTTAAGTACATAATCTTATACTTAATGAAGTATGCTCCAATACGCTACTTatatctttttcctttttttatatagtcCTAAGGTAAAcacattatacatatatatatatatatatatatatatatatatatatatgtacatgcatgtGTATTCATACTATTAGcgtaattttttcttattaaaaagCATATTCCTTTATGCGTCATCGAATCTACATGTATaggtataaatatatatatatatatatatatacgtaaatagATGTAGATATATGTGGGCGTACgcgtttacatatatttatacaaatatctctgtacgtacgtatgtatataagtgtacctctcttttttcttccttcttTTATTAACTTACAATAATTAAAAGTGAAACAATTAGGTGAAGTACATGCGTAGATAGATCGATACACACATAAGGCACTTTATGGAACGGAATCCTAACGTCTCACAGATATCTTGAATAACACATCATCGTCTCCCTCTTAAAgtacaaaataaagataGCTTCAGTGTAATTAAGGGTTATTATAATGATTTTCCCCGTATATGTATAGAATTACAGCATTTCTATATTACACTGTTATACGTTCAGATGGTATAAAACACAACTAACTGAGGAGATGAACACGAATATACAGAGATTgctttaatttaaaaaaaaaaaaaaaaaggtaaaaaatattcatttttgtgcagaaattttttttttttttttctggtcaaaataaattttgctTCAAATTTGTAAGCGGATTTAAGCAAAAGGAACCCAAGGAAGAAGCAACACATGTTGCATTACAAACAAAGTGAGCACATAAGGATTAAATATGTGGAGGGGAGGGGAGGGGAAATGTCGAGATGGacaaaaaatatcaaataatGTCAAAAATGAGAAATTGTCAAAAAGGACAAcaataattcatatttttgaaaataatttcataaagCGTATGATACTACTCCTAAGAACGGGAGGAAAGTATATATCcagcatttttaaaaactggTATTAGGGGTATATGCAATATTATGCAGTTGTGGTGTTTGCTTTAATTTTCATTCCTTTTACCCTTCAGTAGCTGAAGGAGTTTtcgtaataattttttttatatctcaATAACATTTTGGAAAACGTTTTGTCCGAATCGATGGTAAAATCGCTTACGTCATTAGTGGGAGATGTATCGGAAGCACTGTCTGGGGCGTGGGCTACTGTCTGGTTTGATCGGTCTGCATTTTTTTTGGACTCATAGGAGAAGTACTTGTAATAGTTCAAGGAGGGGTATTTATTAATCATAACTTTAAGAATTGCCTGAGCTCTTAAATCGTTAAACTGCATGTACCTGTGTAATAATTCATCAACAAGTAATTGCATAGGATCAATTAAAGGAATTAAATCATCTTTATCAGGTTTTCTATCATATGGATATAGAGCCATTCTTCTAGCTATACATATcgatttaaaaatttgaatttgTTGTTTTCTTGTTgtcatattaattttacgTGGTAATATTAAACCATTTTcactaataaaattatgtagtAGATGTGTATGCCTCCATATAAATGGACTCTTAATATTCAATAGTTTTCTTTTACTAAATGAGGGATTCCAgtacttttcatttttatcattacatgtaatattttcttctttatgtatattaaaatacttGATATATTCATCAGAATATATGTTATGTAGTTTATATTGTTCTTTTAATGACTTTTTAATTGCtcttctttgtttttttatctcAACTATACTTGCTAGTTTTGAGTATTCGTTAAACTCATAAGTAATTTCTCTTCTTAAATCATTTACTTCTTTAAATGGATTCCAATATGGatctatataaatatctttataacttaaatttgatacatgttttttttttttatttattctttcaaatatattttttgttattcttaTTTCTTCTCTATTTAATTCTTCTATAACTGGTGAATTGTCATATTCTACACTATCTTTATctacttcttttttcatcCTATATAACTCCTCAAAACATTCATCAAATAGTGCATTACAGGATGTCTCATTTGACACTTTTACTTCTTCTAATTTCTCATTTATCTTTCTTTTCCTTATATCCACTACATTATTATCACTGTTCTTATTTATGCGACTACCACCCCTTAGTCCTTTGGTTATAAATTTACACGCCTTGTTCATTCCCAATTTTGGAAGTAATATGCTCTGCAACTTGGGATGTTTCATTAGCATTTTTTCTCTATATTGTTTAAAACCTTCGTCAGATTTTCATAGAAGCAAATAAAGGAGCATACGTCGGGAAAACATATATCATCCTGATTTTcttacacatacatatggcAACAGAAATCCTTTTCAACATCTCTCAAAGggaaaagattaaaaaatgaaggtaaaaggaaaagagtaaaatgtaaaatgtaaaatataaaatgtgaaatgtaaaatgtgaaaagtaaaaattatacttaaaCAATGTGCTTGCGTACGGCACAGAAAGGACagaaaatgttaattttgtaaaataaaaaaaaataaaaaaaaattatgttagtGTTATAAGTAGTAAATAAACGTCACTAGGTTCTTAACTCTCCTTTTGAAGCTTCTCGCTGATGTATGCTTTTGCGTAAATTCATTTTACTAAGGCATGCaccatacatatatatccatatatccatatatatatatatatatatgatttatgcatgtatgtatgtatgtatgcagaTGTAATAGATATTTGCTTATATATAACGTGTGCGTAAAACTTTTTTCCTCCTTTCTCTGCGCTTTcatgtttcttttttgtcGTATACTCTGAgtcataaattattatattagtatcatgtgtatatttctattttatacttaaataatcataaatatgtaagcatatatgttcacatatatatccacatatattttcacatatcatttcaaaaatatttgcaCAAGTTTGAGCccattccttttttttaattttgcgAAAACATGTATACAGTAATGCATTCGTATActcatgcatatatacacaattcTTACAAAGGAATGTGTCAATGCACActtatacaatttttacaCGCCTATGTGCATATGTCCACGTATAGAATTCTTACAAATCTCTGAGCAAATTCACACGTATACAAATACATTAGAGCCTCACTTcagtattttgttttatcaaGGTGTATGAGCGAGcctaatataaatgtattcgtattttttagaattttttaaaattctttacaattttttataaatatttaccatatttttcaatattttacaatttttttcagTTCTTTACaagtttttataattccTTACAATTCTTCACAAGTTAagaccatttttttttttttttttaaattagaatgtttctttatttttgtgCTTACgggttttaatatttcttaaagCATTGAATTCTATgcttttttaagaaaaatagcaaattatcttgtttttcattttttattaataatttttttaatttttcaatattttgatttttcaatttttcaatttttcaattttttaattttttaatttttcaatttttcaatttttcgatttttcagttttttaatttttcaatttttcaatttttcaattttttaattttttaattttttaattttttaattttttaattgtttaattttttaattgtttaattgtttaattgtttaattgtttaattgtttaacttttcaatttttcaatattttaacttttcaaattaaaaatttttcaattttttaccttttttttttttattctcctatattttgttcaagagtttcctcctttttttgGAGCGTTTTTAGTTACAaacttctatatatatacatatataaatatatacatgtatgcacAAATGTTTATCTAATCGTAATGTGAATACTATAGATATAGTAATATTATGGACATTGTTCTTAAGGAAATACCTTTTGTACATATTGCGTCCTTTCGTTTTcgtattcatattattcttattcatattaatGTTTCTATTTGAGTTATTATTCCCATTCATACTAGCATTCCCATTCATACTAGCATTCCCATTCATACTAACATTCCTATTCATGTTATTATTCTCATTCATACTATTTTTCCTGTGCATGTAATTATTCCTGTTCATGTAATTATTCCcattcaaattattattccTGTTCAACTCTTtctcttatttatttttcatatttcgcctatttttcctttccttccttctcttttttttacatgcGCGAGAAGCGGGTAACGCTCAATTGTAATTGTTGTAAAATTGTATAGCATCTGACAAAAGGTTTTAATGATCTGAAATTCTTCTTTGTTTATGATGCGTTTCTGATATGTTTCTGGTGTGTTTGTACAAAATGTGatagtttattttattttaccttttttttttttttttttgtaagagTTTATCTTTCATTagatatataacaaaaaggtagcttttttgtttttataagaaGCAATTTCTCCATGTTCCTACCTAAATAGATATCATATTATTAAGATAATAGATTGTTTAATCGCATCTCTATTTTTGCCTCATCTCAATGTATTATCACACCATATTTACATCCATATTTGCTCGCATATTACCTTTGTTTTACACGTGTTTTACTAATCTCTTTTATGACTATAGTTCCTCTGACTTGTTTATATCCCTTTCTTTCCCAAAAGTAATTTACTTAAATTATGGGATCACTTCAATCAGAACCCAGTATAAATAGTAACAaacacataaataataatgatcaTATTGAAAACATTCAAAAAATTGATAGTGTTGGAAGTAttgatacaaataaaaacttGGGTGTATGTAAAAACgttaatataataagaaaaccCACTCAAGATGACTATAGTTATTTGAACAATATAGGTAAATacgaaataatatattcctatttgaacagaaatgaaaaaaatggtctattactactacaaagagaaaaggaaaagtttGTAAAAAAAGACAATTCTTGCATCGACAATTCTTGCATCGACAAGTCCTGTATCGACAAACATGATgttattgaaatattttatgaacagttaataaaatataatttagaCCTAGAGTTATACAATGACaaattatacatatcattaaaatttttggaTAATATTGATATGATAGTTCCATATCTAAAAAAcgaaatttattttgaaaaaaaaaagggagaaaATATTATCTTACTACTAGCCAAGAAATATGAAATGTCAGAAGCACTAATgaaatctatatatataaaggataaaatttataaattcttcAACAGCAATAAGCAAATAGATGAACATTTCATCaataatgattttaaaacaaactacgatttatataaatatattgtacttcgaaattttttcccttttacaAATGACTTCCTCATTAGAGTTAACAGTACGAACAAGGAAGATCTTACCGAAAAACTGCCTACCAGAGTAAATGAGTATAGATATGGTTTCATAGATAACAATTACCAAATAAACGATCAGCCATGTATAAATGTAGATGAAACGCACCAAATAgatagagaaaaaaagttCTGTCAGATTAACAAAGCAAGTTCACCTGAAGAACAAGCTTCATATAACGACAGAAGGAATGATGAGATAATGAATTATGGTACAACACATAATCAAAGCAGTAGGACATTCAGTTTAAATctaaatattgaaaaagcatatgaaaaaaaaaggaagcatGTTTGTAAAGATAAGGTCTGCAAAGAAACAAAGAACGATGAGAGGGTAACTATTAttcgaaaaagaaaaatttttcaaaatgataCATCTCTCAGAGTATGTTATAGCAGTTTGGGAATCCACGAGGAGGAGCATAAACTCCTGGATATGAGTGAAAGCAAGTTAAACAAATATTCTTCGCAGGAAAATAGTGAAAACGGACCTAAACATAAATCAAATAGCGCGAACAATCTGAACAATCAACATAACGGCGATGGTTATGTGCCGTGTGAACGAAGGGAAAGCACCGAGAAGAGCGTAATTAACGAAAAGTTTGTGCAGATCAGAGCAAACACATTGAGAAAAGGAGATAGTCCATATGAGATATTAACAACAGAGGGAGAAATAGAAATGATgcaaaggaataaaaaactTGAGGAAAAAGTAGATCGAAAGAGCATGCAAAGAacaatatttgaaaaagaaGAGTTACTAAGAATGGCAagtgaaaaaacaaaaaggagcaaagaagaaagaatttttaaaagaatggatatatttactaatgaaaaggaatttaaaaaaaaattattagaggaaaataaaattagagaaagagaagaaaaacgGAAGGTAAAGGAAGAGAAGAATAAGGAAAGGGAGGAGaagaagaaggaaaaagaagagaagaaGAAAGAGAGGCAAGAAAgacaaaaggaaaaagaagaaaagaagaaagaaagGCAAGAGAGACGGAAAGAGAGGCAAGAAAAGCAGAAGAAGAGGGAAGAAAAACAGAAAGAAAGAGAGGAAAAGCAGAAGAAGAGGGAAGAAAAACAGAAAGAAAGAGAGGAAAAGCAGAAGAAGAGGGAAGAAAAACAGAAGGAAAGAGAGGAAAAGCagaaggaaaaggaaaagaaaaagagacaGAAAGAAGAGgttttaaaaatgttgaaagaggaaaaggaaagactaaaagaacaaaagaaaaaactgaccgaagaaaaaaaaaaattaaaagaagagGAAACCAAActaaaagaagaagaaaaaaaattgaaagaacaaatgttaaaaaatgtaagagAAGaacgaaaaattattaaggagttgaaatatgaatataaaaaaattaaaatagaagaccataatatttcaaaggaaatattaaaaaataatagtaggaaggtaaaagaaaaacaaaggGAGATGATAATAAGCGATTCGTTTAGTTATTCC
This genomic interval from Plasmodium brasilianum strain Bolivian I chromosome 13, whole genome shotgun sequence contains the following:
- a CDS encoding ribosomal protein S18, with the translated sequence MKHPKLQSILLPKLGMNKACKFITKGLRGGSRINKNSDNNVVDIRKRKINEKLEEVKVSNETSCNALFDECFEELYRMKKEVDKDSVEYDNSPVIEELNREEIRITKNIFERINKKKKHVSNLSYKDIYIDPYWNPFKEVNDLRREITYEFNEYSKLASIVEIKKQRRAIKKSLKEQYKLHNIYSDEYIKYFNIHKEENITCNDKNEKYWNPSFSKRKLLNIKSPFIWRHTHLLHNFISENGLILPRKINMTTRKQQIQIFKSICIARRMALYPYDRKPDKDDLIPLIDPMQLLVDELLHRYMQFNDLRAQAILKVMINKYPSLNYYKYFSYESKKNADRSNQTVAHAPDSASDTSPTNDVSDFTIDSDKTFSKMLLRYKKNYYENSFSY